One window of Streptomyces sp. NBC_00273 genomic DNA carries:
- a CDS encoding HAD family hydrolase, producing the protein MISEPGQSGAMRYVLFDVDGTLIDAVDNQRLVWQTWAERSGLDPDEVYRVALRTRPMETFAQVAPDRDAQKCLAELHELEDEDVRTGTYAAFDGASELLNALRPGAWALVTSNYEHRVRGRFARTGLPVPEVLVDAAAVEEGKPSPVPYLQAAARLGAQPEDCLVVEDAPSGVQSGLRAGMTVWGVNTPAGVDGAHRHFGTLREAVRDILAFVSRPHPHQLEGSARVQ; encoded by the coding sequence GTGATCAGTGAACCCGGTCAGTCTGGTGCGATGAGGTATGTCCTGTTTGATGTCGATGGCACGTTGATCGATGCCGTGGACAATCAGCGCCTGGTCTGGCAAACGTGGGCAGAGCGGTCCGGGCTGGACCCCGATGAGGTCTACCGGGTGGCGCTACGGACGAGGCCGATGGAGACCTTCGCGCAGGTCGCTCCGGACCGGGACGCTCAGAAGTGCCTGGCCGAACTGCACGAGCTGGAGGACGAGGACGTCCGCACTGGCACCTATGCGGCTTTCGATGGTGCCTCGGAGCTGCTGAACGCTCTGCGGCCCGGGGCCTGGGCGTTGGTGACGTCGAACTATGAGCACCGGGTACGTGGACGTTTCGCCCGAACGGGCTTGCCGGTCCCGGAAGTCCTCGTGGACGCCGCCGCGGTGGAGGAGGGCAAGCCGTCGCCGGTGCCGTACCTGCAGGCAGCTGCGCGACTTGGTGCCCAACCGGAGGACTGCCTGGTCGTCGAGGACGCCCCCTCCGGAGTGCAGTCCGGGCTGCGTGCAGGGATGACGGTGTGGGGCGTCAACACCCCCGCAGGGGTGGACGGCGCGCATCGCCACTTCGGCACCTTGCGCGAAGCGGTCCGCGACATCCTCGCCTTCGTCTCCCGACCCCACCCTCACCAGCTGGAGGGTTCCGCCAGAGTGCAATGA
- a CDS encoding TetR/AcrR family transcriptional regulator produces MSESSGQQEHRLARERLTADDWADAALAALVERGLAAVAVEPLAAGLGTTKGSFYWHFANRDALVAAALARWEESSTERIIRAMEAVEPDPAARLDALLRGATAAAVDDPREVRLLAASDHPEVAAALARVTERRVGYLAHLFELLGFPAPEARRRGFFAYTSYLGHAQLAHAVPGAVPTDPTYLAEVSAALLKR; encoded by the coding sequence GTGAGCGAATCATCCGGCCAGCAGGAGCACCGCCTCGCCCGCGAGCGGCTCACCGCCGACGACTGGGCCGACGCCGCCCTTGCCGCGCTGGTCGAACGCGGCCTCGCCGCGGTGGCGGTGGAGCCTCTCGCGGCCGGACTCGGTACCACCAAAGGCAGCTTCTACTGGCACTTCGCCAACCGCGATGCCCTCGTAGCCGCCGCACTCGCGCGCTGGGAGGAGTCGTCCACCGAGCGGATCATCCGAGCGATGGAGGCGGTCGAGCCCGACCCCGCCGCCCGGCTCGACGCGCTCCTGCGCGGGGCAACCGCCGCCGCGGTCGACGACCCGCGGGAGGTGCGGCTGCTGGCTGCCAGCGACCATCCCGAGGTTGCAGCCGCACTCGCCCGCGTCACCGAACGCAGGGTCGGCTACCTCGCCCACCTCTTCGAACTGCTCGGATTCCCTGCCCCCGAGGCACGCCGCCGCGGCTTCTTCGCCTACACGAGCTACCTGGGCCACGCCCAGCTCGCCCATGCGGTACCGGGCGCCGTGCCCACCGACCCCACGTATCTGGCCGAGGTGTCGGCCGCACTGCTTAAGCGCTGA
- a CDS encoding DUF2867 domain-containing protein has protein sequence MRAVRNVHERIIPASADCVGALLDRVSAPDDPIFPTPVWPAMVLDRPLGVGADGGHGRVRYCVTAYVPGRSVRFDTTGGAMGQGYHRFDVEPLGTDRCRVVHVLELTMPVRRFLQWKMAIQPVHDTMIEEVFDNIERGALGRPPHAPTRRRPRALLVNWLFWARPRAVPVPSHARLLHEDVPRPDFADAWRLPVPPGMSRDPRDWRHLLPFPVRGTADRELMTGKDASHLDFRSSIVIEDDTVTLATAVRLHNTRGRLYFAVAGLAHPYMARLMLRRAHRRLAFIARPAGERNA, from the coding sequence ATGCGCGCGGTACGCAACGTTCACGAACGGATCATCCCGGCATCAGCCGACTGCGTCGGGGCGCTCCTCGACCGGGTGTCTGCACCCGACGACCCCATCTTCCCCACCCCGGTCTGGCCTGCGATGGTCCTCGACCGTCCGCTTGGCGTCGGCGCGGATGGCGGCCACGGCCGGGTCCGTTACTGCGTCACCGCGTACGTGCCGGGCCGCTCCGTACGCTTCGACACCACCGGTGGGGCGATGGGGCAGGGGTATCACCGTTTCGACGTCGAACCGCTCGGCACTGACCGGTGCCGGGTCGTCCACGTTCTCGAACTGACGATGCCGGTACGGCGGTTTCTCCAGTGGAAGATGGCGATCCAGCCGGTGCACGACACGATGATCGAGGAGGTCTTCGACAACATCGAACGGGGCGCCCTCGGCCGTCCGCCCCACGCGCCGACCCGTCGACGGCCGCGCGCACTGCTGGTCAACTGGCTGTTCTGGGCCCGACCGCGCGCCGTTCCCGTGCCTTCACACGCCCGGCTGCTGCACGAGGACGTACCCCGGCCGGACTTCGCCGACGCCTGGCGCCTGCCCGTGCCACCGGGGATGTCCCGCGACCCACGGGACTGGAGGCACTTGCTGCCGTTCCCCGTACGCGGCACCGCCGACCGCGAGCTCATGACCGGCAAGGACGCATCCCACCTGGACTTCCGCTCCTCGATCGTGATCGAGGACGACACCGTGACCCTGGCAACGGCCGTACGACTCCACAACACCCGTGGACGCCTGTACTTTGCGGTGGCGGGCCTCGCCCACCCGTATATGGCCCGCCTGATGCTGCGCCGGGCTCACCGCCGGCTTGCCTTCATAGCGCGACCGGCGGGCGAGCGGAACGCCTGA
- a CDS encoding lamin tail domain-containing protein has product MSSASSSVRRIAATVVAAGAVVSAVALPAAAADGDRHHQRPRVEISRVQADSPGRDDHSNRSLNAEWVEITNTTRDAINLRGWTLRDSDGNRYRFDNVRIGSRATIRIHTGNGRDTRTDLFQDRREYIWGNRADTATLRDDRGRTVDTETWGRR; this is encoded by the coding sequence ATGTCTTCTGCTTCTTCCTCCGTTCGTCGTATCGCCGCTACCGTCGTGGCTGCCGGTGCCGTCGTCTCTGCCGTCGCGCTGCCGGCGGCCGCCGCGGATGGTGACCGTCACCACCAGCGGCCGCGGGTGGAGATCAGCCGGGTCCAGGCCGACAGCCCCGGACGTGACGACCACTCGAACCGCTCCCTGAACGCGGAGTGGGTGGAGATCACCAACACCACCCGCGACGCCATCAACCTCCGCGGCTGGACCCTGCGTGACAGCGACGGCAACCGCTACCGCTTCGACAACGTCCGCATCGGTAGCCGCGCTACCATCCGCATCCACACCGGCAACGGCCGCGACACCCGCACCGACCTCTTTCAGGACCGCCGCGAGTACATCTGGGGCAACCGCGCCGACACCGCCACCCTGCGCGACGACCGCGGCCGCACCGTCGACACCGAAACCTGGGGCCGCCGCTAA
- a CDS encoding WD40 repeat domain-containing protein: protein MANGNKAVGPTLDSDDEAALLRPLAFAEGGGLPLALWVVLARALSGHPWTAQDVSVFRDRAGELLVETQTPEGVAYRLRARGARSDEQQTQRAVTSALLAEVPLDRDGGHRDWLAAAPYIVDHLAAHAAAAGALDEMLEDAEYMVHAAPRGLLRALNIPGSSQETVRRSIYRASVQVHATATLPERRDILAIDAARHGETGLARELSRGRPWRPRWATGTMVHPALRFTKTGPGVDAAACTVIDGRPHAVTGCYDANVRVWDLVDGTERLVITEDDGVYALDCVEIDGRPHVVTGTCSGGLRVWDLDTGAERFALGGHKGWIHAVGCTVIDGRPHAVTAGEDCLVRLWDLVDGSERARMPGHTEEVRAVAFSEVAGRPVAVTGGYDNTVRLWDLEDGVERAVLTGHTSAVYSVACTVIDGIPHAITGSGGEQAARVWCLTDGSQRAVLDGHTSWIAAVSCFDLGGRPHVLTAGGDCTVHVWDLTEDTERAVLTGHHGYVDTLASTEIDGRPYAVSGGHSAAPRVWDLGDAALPAGRKGHTGTVQAVDAVEIDGRPHVVTGGDTTIRVWDLADGTERGTLPHGHRVEALACTTVHDSPYAAVGGCCGVARVWDLAAGTGLRDLPGPDRRVETVAWADVNGRPYVVTSDQDRTVHVWDLDEDVEHPLHSDRTRSAVRAMEPVTIDGRPHLLTGSDDAALRLWKLTEKGRRVTATVHTGHHWIRALAGTVLEGRPHALTVGGNDTAVQVWDLTDGTLSSTLAGHPSGVLAVACTTRDDRTDAITLDGSGTVHVWDLAPARLREKVALPTRAQCVAAVGQGLVIGMGDDVVVLDRNR, encoded by the coding sequence ATGGCGAACGGTAACAAGGCCGTCGGGCCGACGCTGGATTCCGACGACGAAGCCGCGCTGTTGCGGCCGTTGGCGTTCGCCGAAGGCGGGGGTCTGCCACTTGCCCTGTGGGTGGTCCTGGCACGTGCCCTGTCGGGTCACCCGTGGACGGCTCAGGACGTGAGCGTGTTCCGGGACCGGGCGGGCGAACTCCTGGTCGAGACCCAGACACCGGAGGGTGTGGCCTACCGGTTGCGTGCCCGGGGAGCTCGGTCGGACGAGCAGCAGACACAACGGGCGGTCACGAGCGCGCTGCTGGCCGAGGTGCCCCTTGACCGGGACGGCGGGCACCGCGACTGGCTGGCTGCCGCACCGTACATCGTCGACCATCTCGCCGCCCACGCCGCCGCGGCCGGTGCCCTGGACGAGATGCTCGAGGACGCCGAGTACATGGTGCACGCGGCCCCGCGGGGGCTGCTCCGCGCGCTCAACATCCCAGGCTCGTCCCAGGAGACGGTGCGGCGGAGTATCTACCGGGCATCCGTCCAGGTCCATGCCACCGCGACCCTGCCCGAAAGACGGGACATCCTCGCCATCGACGCCGCGCGCCACGGTGAGACCGGCCTCGCCCGGGAGCTGTCTCGCGGCCGCCCGTGGCGGCCGCGCTGGGCGACCGGCACGATGGTTCATCCAGCGCTGCGCTTCACCAAGACGGGACCGGGCGTGGACGCCGCCGCGTGCACCGTCATCGACGGGCGTCCCCACGCGGTGACCGGCTGCTACGACGCGAACGTCCGCGTGTGGGACCTGGTCGACGGAACCGAACGCCTTGTCATCACCGAGGACGACGGGGTCTACGCACTGGACTGCGTCGAGATCGACGGGCGTCCCCATGTCGTCACAGGAACCTGCTCCGGCGGCCTACGGGTGTGGGATCTGGATACCGGGGCCGAGCGGTTCGCCCTCGGAGGTCACAAGGGTTGGATACACGCGGTGGGCTGCACGGTGATCGACGGCCGGCCGCACGCCGTCACTGCGGGAGAGGACTGCCTGGTCCGGCTGTGGGACCTGGTCGATGGGTCGGAACGTGCGCGGATGCCCGGCCACACCGAGGAAGTACGAGCGGTGGCGTTCAGCGAGGTCGCCGGCCGCCCCGTGGCCGTGACCGGGGGCTATGACAACACGGTGAGGCTGTGGGACCTGGAGGACGGCGTCGAGCGGGCCGTGCTCACCGGTCACACGTCGGCCGTCTACTCGGTGGCTTGCACGGTGATCGACGGCATCCCCCACGCCATCACCGGGAGCGGCGGGGAGCAGGCGGCACGGGTCTGGTGCCTGACCGACGGCTCGCAGCGCGCCGTGCTGGACGGGCACACCTCGTGGATAGCTGCCGTGAGCTGCTTCGACCTCGGCGGACGCCCGCACGTGTTGACCGCCGGTGGTGACTGCACGGTGCACGTGTGGGATCTGACCGAGGACACGGAGCGCGCCGTCCTGACCGGACACCACGGCTATGTGGACACGCTGGCCAGCACGGAGATCGACGGGCGCCCGTACGCTGTGAGCGGCGGCCATTCCGCGGCCCCGCGCGTATGGGACCTGGGTGACGCCGCCCTGCCCGCGGGACGCAAGGGCCACACCGGGACCGTGCAGGCCGTGGACGCCGTGGAGATCGACGGCCGTCCGCACGTCGTCACCGGAGGCGACACCACAATACGGGTCTGGGACCTGGCCGATGGGACGGAACGAGGCACCCTGCCCCACGGACACCGTGTGGAGGCGCTGGCGTGCACAACGGTCCACGACAGCCCCTACGCTGCCGTCGGAGGCTGCTGCGGCGTCGCCCGGGTCTGGGACCTCGCCGCAGGGACCGGGCTTCGGGACCTTCCCGGACCCGACCGCCGGGTGGAGACCGTGGCGTGGGCGGATGTCAACGGCCGTCCCTACGTGGTCACCTCCGACCAGGACCGCACCGTACACGTGTGGGATCTGGACGAGGACGTGGAGCACCCGCTCCACAGCGACCGCACCCGGTCGGCGGTGCGGGCCATGGAGCCCGTCACCATCGACGGCCGCCCCCACCTCCTCACGGGCAGTGATGACGCCGCACTGCGGCTGTGGAAGCTCACGGAGAAGGGCCGACGTGTCACCGCCACCGTCCACACAGGGCACCACTGGATACGGGCACTCGCCGGCACCGTCCTGGAGGGCCGTCCCCACGCGTTGACCGTGGGAGGGAACGACACCGCAGTACAAGTGTGGGATCTGACGGACGGCACCCTGAGTTCCACCCTTGCGGGACACCCGTCAGGAGTTCTCGCGGTGGCCTGCACCACGCGGGACGACCGTACGGACGCCATCACCTTGGACGGCAGCGGTACGGTCCACGTCTGGGATCTCGCGCCGGCCCGACTCCGGGAGAAGGTCGCGCTGCCGACGCGGGCCCAGTGCGTGGCTGCCGTCGGCCAAGGCCTCGTCATCGGCATGGGCGACGACGTGGTCGTACTTGACCGCAATCGCTGA
- a CDS encoding outer membrane protein assembly factor BamB family protein, producing MALYKQTAYVALPDRVLAVDTASGAVTTAVTSEAEPLVKLTPNLENDLPAPFVTGAESPLVLTTFFVHQPGVGTQAPRAFLEFTAIPTAAGATPWRMPLELPEWTKRSQAPIASSVVGVSGKVAVFTLFPTRSTVSSGATTYAVDLDSHRVLWTKDLFQAASVTDGIVTGETRDKADSDYSAVAGYDLATGAEKWRAEDRINLQVTPAGPHLVLATAKNKSDFRIQYRQLLDPATGKVKRDLPDDLPGSDCAHDGASTLVCAGRSPESYAWAVDDTTGATRWQLPDKNAGRIAPQVTTVWHGRIYGKTSDGPLTLDARTGADLPTRPGVAPYLVNEYIGLALSDGGDALTAYPANG from the coding sequence GTGGCTCTCTACAAGCAGACGGCATATGTGGCTCTGCCTGATCGTGTCCTGGCGGTCGACACGGCTAGCGGCGCGGTCACCACCGCGGTCACTTCTGAGGCCGAGCCGCTCGTGAAGTTGACCCCGAACCTTGAGAACGACCTCCCGGCCCCCTTTGTCACCGGAGCTGAGTCACCGCTGGTCCTCACCACCTTCTTCGTTCACCAGCCGGGCGTCGGAACGCAGGCCCCGCGTGCCTTCCTGGAGTTCACGGCGATCCCCACAGCCGCGGGCGCCACCCCGTGGCGGATGCCGCTGGAGCTTCCGGAGTGGACGAAGCGTAGCCAGGCTCCGATCGCTTCTTCGGTCGTCGGGGTGTCGGGCAAGGTCGCTGTCTTCACGCTGTTTCCCACCCGGTCGACGGTCTCATCCGGAGCCACCACCTATGCCGTCGATCTCGACAGCCATCGTGTGCTGTGGACCAAAGACCTGTTCCAGGCGGCGTCGGTCACGGACGGCATCGTGACGGGCGAGACGCGGGACAAGGCCGACAGCGACTACTCGGCCGTGGCCGGATACGACCTGGCCACCGGTGCCGAGAAGTGGCGGGCGGAGGACCGCATCAACCTCCAGGTGACGCCGGCGGGGCCCCACCTCGTTCTGGCCACGGCGAAGAACAAGTCCGACTTCCGGATCCAGTACCGCCAGCTCCTCGACCCCGCCACCGGCAAGGTGAAGCGGGATCTGCCGGACGACCTTCCCGGCAGTGACTGTGCTCACGACGGCGCGAGCACCCTCGTGTGTGCCGGGCGTAGCCCCGAGTCCTATGCCTGGGCCGTCGACGACACCACTGGTGCCACCCGTTGGCAACTGCCGGACAAGAACGCCGGCCGCATCGCACCCCAGGTGACCACGGTGTGGCACGGGCGGATCTACGGCAAGACCAGTGACGGCCCCCTCACCTTGGACGCACGTACCGGCGCCGACCTACCGACACGGCCCGGCGTCGCCCCCTACCTGGTCAACGAGTACATCGGACTGGCCCTCTCCGATGGCGGCGACGCCTTGACGGCCTACCCGGCCAACGGATGA
- a CDS encoding NF041680 family putative transposase has protein sequence MSLLHHDVQRDAFAVSSHFRDDFYACLTSRRDELFELTDALLCAEGPVTAPVDLTLLAEHRRGHGALYDALNHGRIDIDGLRRTLAALPQPRAADDRLVLAVDVTNWLRPDAECSADRLFCHTFGRGRDQHLMIPGWPYSFVAALESGRTSWCQLLDAVRLGPEDDVAEVTARQVRRLVEDLITGGRWREGDPDILIVFDAGYDAPRMAYLLNGLSVEVLGRMRSDRVMRRPTPTQLEYALAYPQGGRPPKHGKEFRFAKPATWGDPDAATIQVTDRYGTARAMAWDRIHPRLTTRSAWIDHDSELPIIEGTLIRLDADHLPGGGEPLPLWLWSSATGMAGPDVDLRWQAFLRRFDLEHTFRMIKQTLGWTRPKLRTPEAADRWTWLIIVAHTQLRLARPLAEDVRRPWERPAEPNRLTPARVRRGFRNLRPHLPCPARAPKPTRPGPGRPLGSKNQRPATRYDVGKTVRRPESIIERDRIRP, from the coding sequence ATGAGTTTGCTGCATCACGATGTCCAGCGGGATGCGTTCGCTGTGTCGTCACACTTCCGGGACGATTTCTATGCGTGTCTGACCTCCCGACGTGACGAGCTGTTCGAGCTGACCGACGCTCTGCTCTGCGCCGAAGGGCCGGTGACCGCGCCGGTGGACCTGACGCTGCTGGCCGAGCACCGCCGTGGGCACGGCGCGCTGTATGACGCTCTCAACCATGGCCGCATCGACATCGACGGGCTGCGGCGGACACTGGCTGCGCTGCCCCAGCCGAGGGCGGCCGATGACCGTCTCGTCCTGGCCGTGGACGTGACCAACTGGCTGCGGCCGGATGCCGAGTGCAGCGCGGACAGGCTGTTCTGCCATACCTTCGGCCGTGGCCGGGACCAGCATCTGATGATCCCGGGCTGGCCGTACTCGTTCGTTGCCGCTCTCGAATCGGGCCGCACCTCCTGGTGCCAGCTGCTGGACGCCGTGCGGCTCGGTCCCGAGGACGATGTCGCCGAGGTCACCGCCCGCCAGGTCCGCCGGTTAGTCGAGGACCTGATCACCGGCGGACGCTGGCGCGAGGGCGATCCCGACATCCTCATCGTCTTCGACGCCGGCTACGACGCCCCGCGCATGGCCTACCTTCTCAACGGACTGTCCGTCGAGGTCCTGGGGCGCATGCGATCGGACCGTGTCATGCGACGGCCGACACCCACACAACTGGAGTACGCCTTGGCCTATCCCCAGGGCGGCCGGCCACCGAAGCACGGCAAGGAATTCCGTTTCGCCAAGCCTGCCACCTGGGGCGACCCCGACGCGGCGACCATTCAGGTCACCGACCGCTACGGCACCGCCCGGGCGATGGCTTGGGACCGCATCCACCCCCGCCTCACCACCCGCTCCGCGTGGATCGACCACGACAGTGAACTCCCCATCATCGAGGGGACGCTGATCCGTCTGGACGCCGACCACCTGCCCGGCGGCGGAGAACCGCTGCCGCTGTGGCTGTGGTCCTCCGCCACCGGCATGGCCGGCCCCGATGTCGATCTGCGCTGGCAGGCGTTCCTCCGGCGCTTCGACCTGGAGCACACGTTCCGGATGATCAAGCAGACCCTCGGCTGGACCCGGCCGAAGCTCCGCACACCGGAAGCTGCGGACCGGTGGACGTGGCTGATCATCGTCGCGCACACCCAGCTCCGTCTCGCCCGGCCGCTCGCCGAGGACGTCCGCCGGCCTTGGGAACGGCCGGCAGAACCGAACAGGCTGACCCCGGCCCGGGTCCGCCGCGGGTTCAGGAACCTCCGCCCGCACCTGCCCTGCCCGGCCCGTGCGCCCAAACCCACCCGGCCCGGTCCCGGCCGCCCACTCGGCTCGAAGAACCAGAGGCCCGCCACCCGCTACGACGTGGGAAAAACCGTCCGGCGCCCCGAGAGCATCATCGAACGCGACCGGATCAGACCATAA
- a CDS encoding class I SAM-dependent methyltransferase, whose protein sequence is MNHSDLRAKAPSLAASMAAADHSPDIQLSQTRHRAALVASWHITPGSTVLELGCGQGDMTAVLAEAVGPNGRVVAIDVADPSYGTPVTLGESAARLAAGPLGPRIDFRFGTDVLDRSVDFPESTFDHVVLAHCSWYFASLGQLRDTLARVRPWARRLWFTEWDLTPTSGDQLAHLLAVLIQGQAEAAGSHGEGNVRTAFSREGLLRLLPEAGWTADGSEPVDTGELQDGDWEIAACLDLVGTEERLAALPEPVRQLVLSQADVLRAIAKPRGNRALAAYSVTAR, encoded by the coding sequence GTGAATCACTCCGATCTCCGCGCCAAGGCCCCGTCGCTCGCGGCCAGCATGGCCGCCGCCGATCACAGCCCGGACATCCAGTTGTCCCAGACTCGCCACCGCGCCGCGCTCGTGGCGAGCTGGCACATCACACCCGGCTCCACTGTCCTCGAACTGGGATGCGGCCAGGGCGACATGACCGCCGTCCTCGCAGAGGCGGTTGGCCCCAATGGGCGCGTGGTGGCCATTGACGTGGCCGACCCCTCCTATGGGACGCCGGTCACGCTCGGGGAATCGGCAGCCCGGCTCGCGGCGGGCCCTCTCGGGCCGCGCATCGACTTCCGCTTCGGCACCGACGTCCTCGACCGATCAGTCGACTTCCCCGAAAGTACCTTTGACCATGTGGTGCTCGCACACTGCTCCTGGTACTTCGCATCGCTCGGACAACTGCGAGACACACTGGCCCGGGTACGGCCGTGGGCGCGGCGGCTATGGTTCACCGAGTGGGACTTGACGCCTACATCTGGCGACCAGTTGGCGCACCTGCTCGCCGTGCTGATCCAGGGGCAGGCCGAGGCCGCGGGATCGCATGGCGAGGGCAACGTCCGCACGGCTTTCTCGCGTGAGGGGCTGCTGCGGCTCCTGCCTGAGGCCGGATGGACAGCTGACGGCAGCGAGCCGGTCGATACCGGAGAACTGCAGGACGGTGACTGGGAAATCGCTGCTTGCCTCGACCTGGTCGGAACGGAGGAGCGTCTGGCTGCGCTGCCCGAGCCGGTGCGACAGCTCGTCCTGAGCCAGGCCGACGTTCTCCGGGCCATCGCCAAGCCGCGCGGCAACCGTGCGCTCGCCGCGTATTCAGTCACCGCGCGCTGA
- a CDS encoding helix-turn-helix domain-containing protein, which yields MQPRGKPVGVHQVLGEAEQAAVRQAVVDHRPCNVGLSGQLWTRRLVGELIAGLYRVRLTEPGVGKHLRRWGLSFQRPDKRAVEQDPEAVRRWHEETWPAIRAKAKKDGGEVLFADQVARTREHDLRARTVRDRSPPQPSGVTPAPFAGPGGTRWSVQGLFRIPAPSGPVAAQATAFTTNARGRVPRALRPSWVWPPTAAPTSATSSTGTPRVSDQ from the coding sequence ATGCAGCCGCGGGGCAAACCGGTCGGGGTGCACCAGGTGCTCGGGGAGGCAGAGCAGGCCGCTGTGCGGCAGGCGGTCGTCGATCACCGGCCCTGCAACGTGGGCTTGAGCGGGCAGCTGTGGACGCGGCGGCTGGTGGGAGAGCTGATTGCGGGGCTGTACCGGGTGCGGCTGACCGAGCCCGGGGTGGGCAAGCACCTGAGGCGTTGGGGGCTGTCCTTCCAGCGTCCGGACAAGCGGGCCGTGGAGCAGGACCCGGAGGCCGTGCGCCGCTGGCACGAGGAGACCTGGCCGGCGATCCGGGCGAAGGCGAAGAAGGACGGCGGCGAGGTCCTGTTCGCCGACCAGGTCGCTCGAACGCGTGAGCACGACCTTCGGGCACGGACCGTACGTGATCGAAGCCCACCGCAACCGAGTGGAGTGACACCCGCCCCATTCGCGGGCCCTGGAGGGACCCGGTGGTCCGTCCAGGGCCTCTTTCGTATCCCCGCGCCTTCTGGACCGGTCGCAGCCCAGGCGACAGCGTTCACCACGAATGCGAGAGGGCGTGTACCCCGGGCACTGAGGCCCAGCTGGGTCTGGCCGCCGACAGCGGCCCCCACGTCCGCAACGTCCTCGACGGGAACCCCAAGAGTTTCTGATCAATAG
- a CDS encoding endonuclease/exonuclease/phosphatase family protein, producing MTTLRLATFNVENLFARWRFKEDVNPSDANTRGWIVDQTQFVELGQDDKAITGAAVREIDADVLALQEVENVDTLKHFRARSLGGREKYPYVAGVDGNDMRLIDVAVLSRFPITHIRSHQHLLDPATPTAGLFSRDCLEVDVQVGTGSSKRTVTIYVNHFKSMIGGRNQTRAKRERQSAKVMEIVTERFGQASPGDSPFVILGDLNDYMETNGDGSPGIDELVSWDQVQNVVTRLPLEDQWTHYWAGGEEYRQLDYLLPSASLATATQTAPEIFRMGLPLRAIRYKGPRFMGIGFDKPKASDHCPVIFDIEVG from the coding sequence ATGACCACACTGCGATTGGCCACTTTCAATGTGGAGAACCTCTTTGCGCGTTGGCGCTTCAAGGAGGACGTGAATCCATCGGATGCCAATACACGGGGCTGGATTGTGGACCAGACCCAATTCGTCGAACTGGGCCAGGACGACAAGGCCATCACCGGAGCCGCGGTGCGTGAAATCGACGCGGACGTGCTCGCGCTCCAGGAGGTGGAGAATGTTGACACACTCAAGCACTTCCGTGCCCGCTCGCTCGGTGGGCGGGAGAAGTACCCGTACGTGGCGGGGGTGGACGGAAACGACATGCGGCTGATCGACGTGGCCGTTCTTTCCAGGTTCCCGATCACTCACATCCGCTCCCACCAGCACCTCCTGGACCCTGCCACCCCCACGGCAGGGCTGTTCTCTCGAGACTGTCTCGAGGTCGACGTGCAGGTCGGGACGGGCAGTTCGAAGAGGACCGTGACAATCTACGTCAACCACTTCAAGTCGATGATCGGTGGGCGGAACCAGACCCGGGCGAAGCGGGAGCGGCAGTCCGCGAAGGTGATGGAGATCGTCACCGAACGGTTCGGCCAGGCCTCCCCGGGTGACAGTCCGTTCGTGATCCTGGGAGACCTCAACGACTACATGGAGACGAACGGGGACGGGAGTCCGGGCATCGACGAGCTGGTCAGCTGGGATCAGGTGCAGAACGTCGTGACCCGGCTGCCGTTGGAAGACCAGTGGACCCACTACTGGGCCGGCGGGGAAGAATACCGTCAGCTGGACTATCTGCTGCCGTCGGCATCGCTCGCCACGGCGACACAGACGGCCCCGGAGATCTTCCGTATGGGTCTGCCGCTGCGGGCGATTCGCTACAAGGGCCCCCGGTTCATGGGCATCGGATTCGACAAGCCGAAGGCCTCCGACCACTGCCCGGTCATCTTCGACATCGAGGTCGGCTGA